One part of the Acidobacteriota bacterium genome encodes these proteins:
- a CDS encoding ketopantoate reductase family protein: MRFIIHGAGAIGTLVGGKLAAAGAEVVLVARELYAEAINRNGLRLLTQAGEAQVRNLTAVTHPAQLTPRAEDVILLTVKTAQTEESAHVLRDALGEETPIVCLQNAVRNEEWAARRFKNVYGAMAGISATLVEPGVVAWTMGDTISLGNYPLGFDEFGAELAAALTQAGFRTTTHEHIMGVKWSKLLLNLNNATLGIIDSYVQLAQVTPALAYFMSEVLEEGLHVLTAAHIVLDATPYNVPAVANQLRNCVEDTEKIRAAQSLPVELRTYPSTWVDLKQRRGATEAGYFNGEIILLGEKYDVPTPYNSTVLNIVETMAVEQLEPGKHSLDELVGLVEQRRLMIYHS; the protein is encoded by the coding sequence ATGAGATTCATCATTCATGGCGCAGGTGCCATCGGCACCCTGGTGGGCGGTAAATTGGCGGCGGCGGGCGCAGAGGTTGTCTTAGTGGCGCGTGAGCTTTACGCCGAAGCCATCAATCGCAACGGCTTGCGGTTGCTTACGCAAGCCGGGGAAGCGCAGGTGCGCAACCTCACGGCAGTCACGCATCCGGCCCAACTCACGCCCCGCGCTGAGGATGTCATCCTCTTGACCGTCAAGACGGCCCAGACCGAAGAGTCGGCTCATGTGTTGCGCGACGCGCTCGGCGAAGAGACGCCGATTGTTTGTTTGCAAAATGCGGTGCGCAATGAAGAGTGGGCGGCGCGGCGCTTCAAAAATGTGTATGGCGCGATGGCGGGCATCAGCGCGACCTTGGTGGAACCGGGTGTGGTGGCATGGACGATGGGCGACACAATCAGCTTGGGCAATTACCCGCTCGGTTTTGATGAATTCGGCGCTGAACTGGCCGCCGCCTTGACGCAAGCGGGTTTTCGCACTACCACGCACGAACACATTATGGGAGTGAAATGGAGCAAGCTCTTGCTCAACCTCAACAACGCCACGCTGGGCATTATAGATAGCTATGTGCAATTGGCGCAGGTGACGCCCGCCTTGGCGTACTTTATGTCCGAAGTGCTTGAGGAAGGACTGCATGTGCTGACGGCCGCGCACATCGTACTGGATGCTACTCCTTATAATGTGCCTGCTGTTGCCAACCAATTGCGAAATTGTGTCGAAGATACCGAAAAGATCCGGGCCGCCCAGTCGCTGCCGGTTGAATTACGCACCTATCCCTCGACCTGGGTGGATTTGAAGCAGCGGCGCGGCGCGACCGAGGCCGGCTATTTTAATGGCGAGATCATCCTGTTGGGCGAAAAGTATGACGTGCCCACGCCCTATAACTCGACTGTACTCAACATCGTTGAGACGATGGCCGTCGAACAACTCGAGCCTGGCAAACATAGTTTGGATGAATTAGTGGGGCTGGTGGAACAGCGGCGCTTGATGATTTATCACAGTTGA